From the Schistocerca piceifrons isolate TAMUIC-IGC-003096 unplaced genomic scaffold, iqSchPice1.1 HiC_scaffold_1929, whole genome shotgun sequence genome, one window contains:
- the LOC124741244 gene encoding uncharacterized protein LOC124741244, whose translation MAMRPLNDRELEEIVNASPDEGSLSEFEDHISNASESECSDDSYDSPQPIQNSVETFLSKNGNIEWQLHPPAQHGRLPASNIIKSTPGVTRYAVSRISDVKCSFEAVFHTALQNEIIEMTNIEGQRVYGEQWTDIDGSVFHAYLGLLLLAGVYRSHGESTKSLWDKDTGRNIFRATMSHETFCKISRVLRFDKKSTREERRRTDKLAAIRSIWENKTSYVLKAQIYTGKVSGAAPERNQGMRVVSDLTSELRGQNITCDNFFTSYNLGQLLLKRKLTMLGTIRKNKPELPHKMTNKEVHSSSFYFTNDTTVVNYIPKRHKNVVLMSTLHHDAEISDRADKKPKMILDYNSTKGAVDTLDQLLGTYTCKRKSNRWPMIVFYNILDVSAYNAYVLWISVDPNWNASKLTRRRIFLEELGKSLIKEHIASRTHFPRTEDSLRMVTSIQNPNDVGGVSESVTTRKSTKRARCKFCPSSNDNKTNMVCGKCSKHICKKHVTYLCPQCKQYWNRTTMSIAKTVPKFMFLKHFDMSGHIDPNSIYV comes from the exons atggcgatgagaccattgaatgatcgtgagttggaagaaatagtaaatgcctcaccagatgaaggatcactttctgagtttgaagatcacatcagcaatgcatctgaaagcgagtgttccgatgacagttacgacagtccacagcccatacaaaatagtgtagagacttttctttctaaaaatgggaatatagaatggcagttgcatccaccagcacaacatggtcgcctaccagcttcgaacatcatcaagagtaccccaggagttaccaggtatgcagtcagcagaatatctgatgtaaaatgttcatttgaagcagtatttcacacagcgcttcaaaatgaaataatagagatgacaaatattgaagggcagcgagtttatggtgaacagtggacagatattgatggttctgttttccatgcatacttaggactcttactcctagcgggtgtatatcgatctcatggggagtctacaaaaagtttgtgggataaagatactgggcgaaacatatttcgagcaaccatgtctcatgaaacattctgtaagatatcacgtgtcctgcgatttgacaagaaatctactagagaggaaagacgacgtactgacaaacttgccgcaattcgtagtatttgggagaa caaaacttcatacgtactgaaagcccaaatttatacaggaaaggtgagtggagcggcaccagaaagaaatcagggaatgagggtggtatctgatctcacttctgagttacgtggtcagaatatcacgtgtgacaacttttttacgtcgtacaatttggggcagctgcttctgaaaaggaaattgactatgttgggaactatacggaaaaataagccggagcttccacacaaaatgaccaacaaggaggtacacagctcttcattttacttcacaaatgacactactgtggttaattatattcctaagagacacaagaatgttgtacttatgagcactctccaccatgatgcggaaatcagtgacagggctgataagaagccaaaaatgattttggactataattcaaccaaaggtgctgtagacacgcttgatcagttattaggtacatatacatgcaaacgaaaaagtaataggtggccaatgatagttttctacaatattcttgatgtttctgcttataatgcatacgttttgtggatttcggttgaccctaattggaatgcaagcaaattgactagaaggagaatattcttggaggaacttggaaagtcactgataaaagaacatattgcatcaagaacgcatttcccaagaacagaagattctttgagaatggtcacaagcatccaaaacccgaatgatgtgggtggtgtgtcagaatcggtaacaacaagaaaatctacaaaacgtgcacgctgtaagttctgtccatcaagtaatgacaataaaacaaacatggtgtgtggaaaatgtagtaaacatatttgcaagaaacatgtaacctacttgtgtccacagtgcaagca gtactggaatagaacaacaatgtcgatagctaaaactgtaccaaaatttatgtttctaaagcattttgatatgtcgggtcatattgacccgaacagtatatatgtcaa